Proteins from one Mucilaginibacter jinjuensis genomic window:
- a CDS encoding tlde1 domain-containing protein — MENLTESETRTLAAILKTNAHSYGLDDHFQDNASIWLEYDGAFVYCYRGSYGQKGMVVAKYKASSGAPGYQRARYESTKDYGPLPEGKYWVLLMPNPARVAKHDSRTGELLANPEGGIEKIPGSVVVGGHTLIYPGWGNTRARLFADRGTQTFGRSNFYLHDSHKGYSHGCIETSPHIFDLLMKARQSFTKVALMVDYANVDTSTYGESDK; from the coding sequence ATGGAAAACCTAACCGAATCGGAAACCAGAACCTTAGCAGCAATTTTAAAAACTAACGCCCATTCTTATGGTCTTGACGATCATTTTCAGGATAATGCCTCCATTTGGTTAGAATATGATGGTGCATTTGTTTATTGCTACAGAGGGTCGTACGGACAGAAGGGAATGGTTGTAGCTAAATATAAAGCATCTTCGGGCGCACCGGGGTATCAGCGAGCGCGTTATGAAAGCACTAAAGATTATGGCCCGCTTCCCGAAGGTAAATACTGGGTTTTGCTGATGCCCAACCCGGCACGGGTTGCAAAGCACGATAGCCGCACCGGCGAATTGCTGGCCAACCCCGAAGGCGGAATTGAAAAAATACCAGGCTCTGTTGTGGTTGGCGGCCACACCCTGATTTATCCGGGTTGGGGAAATACGCGGGCCCGGTTGTTTGCCGACAGAGGCACACAAACCTTTGGCCGCAGCAATTTCTATTTACACGACTCGCACAAAGGCTATTCGCACGGTTGCATTGAAACAAGCCCGCATATATTTGATTTGCTGATGAAAGCCCGCCAATCATTTACAAAAGTTGCACTAATGGTAGATTATGCCAATGTTGATACCAGCACTTACGGCGAAAGCGATAAATAA
- a CDS encoding DUF1624 domain-containing protein, with translation MEEAIKQPRQRIGSIDTLRGIIMIIMALDHVRDYFTNVPFDPLDLSKTTPLLFLTRWITHFCAPTFIFLSGTSAFLSLAKRTTKNEAAGFLLKRGLWLLLLEFTLIEFGWQLDIGFHMMFAQVIWAIGCSMLFLSFLIWLNLKPGTIAIVGLVLIFGHNSLDGIKANSFGHFQLLWLILHQQGFYQINSYESIFLLYPIVPWIGVMAAGYGFGTFFKLEPKVRQALFIKIGLGCLALFLILRVFNIYGDPFPWEQQHVWWKNILAVIKCQKYPPSLLYLLMTLGISILALAGLEHVNNWLTRIFTVYGRVPFFYYVPHIYLVHISQIIVALSMGFTIKQLQDAGMSIPKGWGFDLPVIYLIWIIIVAILYFPCRWFMKVKQRRKDWWLSYL, from the coding sequence ATGGAAGAAGCTATAAAGCAACCCCGTCAACGTATTGGTTCTATTGATACCCTGCGTGGTATTATCATGATTATTATGGCGCTTGATCATGTGCGCGATTATTTTACCAATGTGCCCTTCGATCCGCTTGATCTGAGTAAAACTACACCATTGCTTTTCCTCACCCGCTGGATCACGCATTTTTGCGCGCCCACGTTTATATTTCTGTCGGGCACCAGCGCATTTTTGTCGCTTGCAAAGCGGACTACTAAAAATGAGGCTGCTGGTTTTTTATTGAAGCGGGGCTTGTGGCTGTTGTTGTTAGAATTTACCCTGATCGAATTCGGCTGGCAACTGGATATTGGTTTCCACATGATGTTTGCGCAGGTGATCTGGGCAATAGGTTGCAGTATGCTTTTCCTGTCATTTTTAATCTGGCTCAACCTAAAGCCGGGAACCATTGCCATTGTGGGGTTGGTATTGATATTCGGACATAACTCGCTCGATGGGATTAAGGCCAATTCATTCGGTCATTTTCAATTGTTGTGGCTGATATTGCACCAGCAAGGTTTTTACCAGATTAATAGCTACGAATCTATATTTCTGCTTTATCCTATAGTGCCCTGGATTGGCGTAATGGCGGCAGGATATGGTTTCGGCACCTTCTTTAAGCTGGAGCCTAAAGTACGGCAAGCTTTGTTTATAAAAATTGGGTTAGGCTGCCTCGCCTTGTTCTTAATCCTACGAGTGTTTAATATTTACGGCGATCCTTTCCCATGGGAACAACAGCATGTATGGTGGAAAAACATACTGGCGGTTATTAAATGCCAGAAATATCCACCGTCGTTATTATACCTGTTGATGACCTTAGGAATCTCTATCCTTGCACTTGCAGGTTTAGAGCATGTTAACAACTGGCTTACCCGCATATTTACCGTTTATGGTCGCGTGCCTTTCTTTTATTATGTGCCGCATATTTACTTGGTGCATATTTCGCAGATTATCGTTGCCCTATCAATGGGTTTCACCATAAAGCAATTGCAGGATGCGGGCATGAGCATCCCTAAAGGTTGGGGCTTCGATTTGCCAGTGATTTACTTGATATGGATCATCATTGTAGCAATCCTCTATTTCCCTTGCCGCTGGTTTATGAAAGTAAAGCAAAGAAGGAAAGATTGGTGGCTGAGTTATTTGTAA
- a CDS encoding pyruvate dehydrogenase complex E1 component subunit beta → MRELQFREALREAMNEEMRKDDKIYLMGEEVAEYNGAYKVSQGMLDEFGAKRIIDTPISELGFAGIGIGSAMNGLRPIIEFMTFNFSLVAIDQVINAAAKIHSMSGGQFSVPIVFRGPTGNAGMLSSQHSQCFENWYANCPGLKVVVPSNPADAKGLLKSAILDPDPVIFMESELMYGDKGMVPDGEYYIEIGKADVTKQGTDVTLVGFGKIMKVVNAAAAELEKEGINAEVIDLRTVRPIDYATVINSVKKTNRLVIVEESWPLGSIATEVAFKVQKDAFDYLDAPILRIMGGDVPLPYAPTLIQEYLPNAERVIKAVKEVMYVTK, encoded by the coding sequence ATGAGAGAACTACAGTTCAGAGAAGCGCTTCGTGAAGCAATGAACGAAGAAATGCGCAAGGATGATAAAATATACCTGATGGGTGAAGAAGTTGCCGAATATAACGGTGCTTATAAAGTTAGTCAGGGAATGTTGGACGAGTTTGGTGCTAAACGAATAATCGATACGCCAATCTCTGAGTTGGGCTTTGCCGGTATCGGTATTGGCTCGGCTATGAACGGCCTTCGCCCGATCATCGAATTCATGACGTTTAACTTTTCGCTGGTAGCTATCGACCAGGTGATCAACGCTGCGGCTAAGATCCACTCGATGAGCGGTGGCCAGTTCTCGGTGCCAATCGTATTTCGTGGCCCAACTGGTAACGCAGGTATGCTAAGCTCACAGCACAGCCAGTGCTTTGAGAACTGGTATGCTAACTGCCCGGGCTTAAAGGTGGTTGTACCATCGAACCCTGCAGATGCTAAAGGTTTATTAAAATCAGCTATCCTTGATCCGGATCCGGTTATTTTCATGGAGTCGGAATTAATGTATGGCGATAAAGGTATGGTGCCGGATGGCGAATACTATATTGAGATTGGTAAAGCCGATGTAACCAAACAAGGTACTGATGTAACTCTGGTAGGTTTCGGTAAAATTATGAAAGTAGTTAACGCTGCTGCTGCCGAGCTTGAAAAAGAAGGCATCAATGCAGAGGTGATCGACTTACGTACCGTACGCCCTATCGATTACGCAACTGTTATCAACTCTGTTAAAAAAACTAATCGTTTGGTAATTGTTGAAGAAAGCTGGCCTTTAGGTTCTATCGCAACTGAGGTAGCCTTTAAAGTACAAAAAGATGCATTCGATTATTTAGATGCACCTATCCTGCGTATTATGGGTGGCGACGTGCCATTGCCTTACGCACCAACTTTAATTCAGGAGTACCTGCCAAATGCAGAACGCGTAATTAAAGCGGTTAAAGAAGTAATGTACGTTACTAAGTAA
- a CDS encoding GNAT family N-acetyltransferase, producing MRITGSQFALRTWLESDAVSLQKHANNVNISKYLFDRFPYPYQLSDAEKFISSKLDQDPVVNFAIEIDGEVAGGIGLELRQDVYRKTPLLGYWLSEQHWSKGIMPEAVKLVTDYAFENLDIICIVANAFGHNPKSMKVLEKAGFVRQGIIKQCAIKYDEVYDEHVFALHRK from the coding sequence ATGCGCATAACAGGATCACAATTTGCTTTACGCACCTGGCTGGAAAGCGATGCAGTTTCGCTGCAAAAACACGCCAACAATGTTAATATCTCGAAATATTTGTTCGACAGGTTCCCGTATCCTTACCAACTAAGTGATGCCGAAAAGTTTATCAGCAGCAAGTTGGACCAAGACCCTGTTGTAAACTTTGCCATAGAAATTGATGGTGAAGTTGCCGGCGGGATAGGGTTAGAGCTTCGTCAGGATGTTTACCGCAAAACCCCCTTACTGGGTTACTGGCTTAGTGAACAACATTGGAGCAAAGGCATTATGCCAGAAGCTGTAAAGCTGGTTACCGATTATGCTTTCGAAAATCTGGATATAATATGCATTGTGGCAAATGCTTTCGGTCATAACCCCAAATCGATGAAAGTGTTGGAGAAAGCCGGTTTTGTAAGGCAGGGGATTATTAAGCAATGTGCTATTAAATACGATGAGGTGTATGATGAGCATGTGTTTGCGTTGCATCGTAAATAA
- a CDS encoding prolyl oligopeptidase family serine peptidase produces MKKFFTLLLLAACGTSFAQTTEKLTVEKIMRDPKWMGTSPSNIRWSDDGKKIYFNWNPENADRDPLYSITTSDLKPQKVGIDERRSSLPGNGDWNKKHTAKVYERNGDIYLSDIKSGKIIQLTNTTDREANPTFSGDESHILFIKGDNLYSVKLNSGELTQLTNFTHGTAAGAPAAATAGAGRRGGSAAPVTAGAQGGGTQQDRWLKAEQVELFDVIKEKEKLAKEDATDRKELQPKKLKDIAVGDQIVSSVELSPDNRYVTYRLIKQPEGTKITNVPSYVTASGYTEDIANRTKVGAPQATSQTFVFDTQRDSTYAVVTSDIPGIKDLPDYVKDYPKQLEERTKRNEDRKVNVHGPYWSDDAKNAIVIVTAQDNKDRWIMKLDPSTGKLSILDRQRDEAWIGGPGIGGGGYSGGNVGWLDNTHFYFQSEASGYSHIYVADVTTGTKKQLTTGKWEVQTLELSIDKKTFYFTANIEHPGITHYYRIPVTGGEPVKLTSMKGGNEVDLSPDEKWLAIRYSYSNKPWELYIQPNKPGAKAVQVTQSTTAEFKAYPWRDPQVITFKNRYGSDVYARLYVPTNADPAKPAVVFVHGAGYLQNVHYYWSSYFREYMFNNLLAEQGYTVLDIDYTGSSGYGRDWRTGIYRHMGGKDLTDQVDGVKLLVEKYGVNPKHVGLYGGSYGGFMTLMAMFTEPDVFAAGGALRSVTDWAHYNHGYTANILNEPYNDEKAYKASSPIYFANGLKGHLLMAHGMVDENVNFQDIVRLTQRLIELHKDNWSLAPYPVEDHGFVQPSSWTDEYKRILNLFDTTLKK; encoded by the coding sequence ATGAAGAAATTTTTTACGCTATTGCTCTTAGCAGCTTGCGGCACTTCTTTTGCCCAAACGACCGAAAAGCTGACCGTCGAGAAAATTATGCGCGATCCGAAATGGATGGGCACATCGCCATCAAACATCCGCTGGAGCGACGATGGTAAGAAAATATACTTTAACTGGAACCCCGAAAATGCCGACCGCGACCCGCTATACAGCATTACCACCAGCGATTTAAAACCGCAAAAAGTAGGTATCGACGAGCGCAGATCATCACTGCCCGGCAACGGCGACTGGAATAAAAAGCACACCGCCAAGGTATACGAGCGTAATGGCGATATTTATTTGTCGGACATTAAATCTGGCAAGATTATCCAACTCACTAACACAACGGACCGCGAAGCTAACCCAACCTTCAGCGGCGATGAAAGCCATATCCTTTTTATTAAAGGCGATAACCTGTACTCGGTTAAATTAAACAGCGGCGAGCTTACACAGCTTACCAACTTTACGCATGGCACTGCGGCGGGCGCACCTGCTGCTGCAACTGCAGGCGCTGGCCGTCGTGGCGGAAGTGCTGCCCCGGTTACAGCCGGCGCACAAGGCGGAGGCACACAGCAAGACCGCTGGCTAAAAGCCGAGCAGGTTGAACTGTTCGATGTAATTAAAGAGAAGGAAAAACTGGCGAAAGAAGATGCTACTGATCGTAAAGAACTTCAGCCTAAGAAACTGAAAGATATTGCCGTTGGCGATCAGATTGTATCATCTGTAGAATTAAGCCCGGATAACCGTTACGTTACCTACCGCTTAATTAAACAACCGGAAGGAACAAAGATCACCAATGTACCCAGCTATGTAACCGCTTCTGGTTATACCGAAGATATTGCTAACCGTACCAAAGTAGGTGCACCACAGGCAACCTCGCAAACCTTTGTGTTCGATACCCAGCGTGACTCTACCTATGCGGTTGTTACTTCAGATATTCCGGGCATTAAAGATCTGCCCGATTACGTGAAGGATTACCCTAAACAATTGGAGGAACGTACCAAACGCAACGAAGACCGCAAGGTAAACGTACACGGCCCTTACTGGAGCGATGATGCTAAAAATGCCATCGTAATTGTTACCGCGCAGGATAACAAAGACCGTTGGATCATGAAATTGGATCCATCAACCGGCAAACTAAGCATTCTCGACCGTCAGCGCGACGAGGCGTGGATTGGTGGCCCTGGCATTGGCGGCGGTGGTTACTCAGGCGGTAACGTGGGTTGGTTGGATAACACCCACTTCTACTTCCAGAGCGAAGCGAGTGGCTACTCGCACATTTATGTAGCCGACGTTACTACCGGCACCAAGAAACAATTAACTACCGGTAAATGGGAAGTACAGACGCTCGAACTATCAATCGATAAAAAAACTTTTTACTTTACAGCCAACATAGAACATCCGGGTATTACGCACTACTACCGCATCCCGGTAACAGGCGGCGAACCGGTGAAATTAACCAGCATGAAAGGCGGCAACGAGGTTGATCTTTCTCCGGATGAAAAATGGCTGGCTATCCGTTACTCCTATTCAAACAAACCCTGGGAACTGTATATTCAGCCTAATAAGCCCGGTGCAAAAGCGGTACAGGTAACACAATCAACCACTGCCGAGTTTAAGGCTTATCCGTGGAGAGACCCGCAGGTAATTACCTTCAAAAACCGTTATGGCAGCGATGTATATGCACGCCTTTATGTACCAACTAATGCCGACCCGGCTAAACCGGCGGTGGTATTTGTACACGGCGCGGGTTACCTGCAAAACGTGCATTACTACTGGAGCTCATACTTCCGCGAGTACATGTTTAACAATTTACTGGCCGAACAAGGTTATACTGTGCTGGACATTGACTATACCGGCAGTTCTGGCTACGGCCGCGACTGGCGTACGGGTATTTACCGCCACATGGGAGGTAAAGATTTAACCGACCAGGTTGATGGCGTAAAACTTTTGGTTGAAAAATATGGCGTAAACCCTAAACATGTAGGTTTATATGGTGGCTCTTATGGTGGTTTCATGACCCTGATGGCTATGTTTACCGAGCCTGATGTATTTGCTGCCGGTGGCGCACTACGTTCTGTTACCGATTGGGCACATTACAATCACGGTTATACCGCCAACATTTTGAATGAGCCGTATAATGATGAAAAAGCTTATAAAGCAAGTTCGCCTATCTATTTTGCCAACGGCTTAAAAGGTCACTTATTAATGGCACATGGTATGGTTGATGAGAATGTGAATTTCCAGGACATTGTTCGTTTAACCCAGCGTTTAATTGAATTACACAAAGATAACTGGTCGCTTGCCCCTTACCCGGTAGAGGATCACGGCTTTGTACAACCCAGCAGTTGGACGGATGAGTACAAACGTATTTTGAATTTATTCGATACTACGCTGAAGAAATAA
- the apaG gene encoding Co2+/Mg2+ efflux protein ApaG, which produces MVTTITDGVKVSVETQYQPEYSNPANDHYMFAYKINIENVGENTVQLLRRHWEIFDSNGEHREVEGEGVVGEQPVIEPGSFHEYISGCNLKTDMGSMKGEYQMVRTLDNTLFDVEIPKFDMVAPYRMN; this is translated from the coding sequence ATGGTGACTACAATTACAGACGGAGTAAAGGTTTCTGTAGAAACACAATATCAACCCGAATATTCGAACCCGGCAAACGATCATTATATGTTTGCCTATAAAATAAATATAGAGAACGTTGGCGAAAACACAGTGCAGTTATTGCGCCGCCATTGGGAAATCTTTGACTCGAACGGCGAACACCGCGAAGTTGAAGGTGAGGGCGTAGTAGGAGAGCAGCCGGTTATTGAACCCGGTAGTTTCCACGAATACATATCAGGCTGCAACCTTAAAACAGATATGGGCAGCATGAAAGGCGAATACCAAATGGTACGTACATTAGATAATACGCTGTTTGATGTAGAGATTCCTAAATTTGATATGGTAGCGCCTTATCGCATGAACTAA